The following are encoded together in the Streptomyces sp. NBC_01465 genome:
- a CDS encoding TerB family tellurite resistance protein: protein MLPARGHSGKKSIIWAVRTSWETVGDGEFFCADCGGDRNYRRRTGRRRLTVLGVPLLKRGTEGPVVECAACQTHFGLDALDHPTTTRFSAMLRDAVHTVALAVLAAGGASSRTATAVAASALRAAGYDDCSEEQLGILAEALTADADPCGVALAIELHEALEPLAPHLAPAGRESILLQGARIALADGPYSPAEREVLTAVGGALALCDEDTVRLLAAAARTPS, encoded by the coding sequence GTGCTGCCAGCCCGAGGTCACAGTGGCAAGAAGTCGATCATCTGGGCAGTCCGTACCTCCTGGGAAACCGTCGGCGACGGCGAGTTCTTCTGCGCCGACTGCGGAGGCGACCGCAACTACCGCCGCCGCACCGGGCGCCGCCGGCTGACGGTCCTGGGTGTACCGCTGCTCAAGCGAGGGACCGAAGGCCCGGTCGTCGAATGCGCTGCCTGCCAGACGCACTTCGGCCTGGACGCCCTCGACCACCCCACGACGACCCGCTTCTCCGCGATGCTGCGGGACGCGGTGCACACGGTCGCGCTCGCGGTACTCGCCGCGGGCGGAGCGTCCTCGCGTACGGCAACGGCGGTGGCGGCGTCCGCCCTGCGGGCGGCCGGCTACGACGACTGCAGCGAGGAGCAGTTGGGGATCCTGGCGGAGGCACTGACGGCGGACGCGGACCCCTGCGGGGTGGCGCTCGCGATCGAACTCCACGAGGCGCTGGAGCCGCTGGCCCCGCACCTGGCCCCGGCTGGCCGGGAGTCGATCCTGCTGCAGGGTGCGCGGATCGCTTTGGCGGACGGCCCGTACAGCCCGGCGGAGCGAGAAGTGCTGACGGCGGTGGGCGGGGCGCTTGCGCTGTGCGACGAGGACACGGTGCGGCTCCTGGCGGCTGCGGCGCGGACCCCTTCTTAG
- the leuA gene encoding 2-isopropylmalate synthase, with amino-acid sequence MSNPTPITNATQTQKPSGMPVHKYKPYEQVDISDRTWPNARITAAPRWLSTDLRDGNQALIDPMSPARKREMFDLLVKMGFKEIEVGFPSSGDTDFNFVRSIIEEPGAIPEDVTISVLTQAREDLIERTVESLRGANRATVHLYNATAPTFRRVVFRGSKDDIKQIAIDGTRLVMEYAEKILGPETTFGYQYSPEIFTDTELDFALEVCEAVCDVWQPAEGREIILNLPATVERSTPSTHADRFEWMSRNLSRRPYVCLSVHPHNDRGTAVAAAELAIMAGADRIEGCLFGQGERTGNVDLVTLGMNLFSQGVDPQIDYSQIDDIRRTAEYCNQMEIHPRHPYAGDLVYTSFSGSHQDAIKKGFDAMEADAAAKGVTVDDIEWAVPYLPIDPKDVGRSYEAVIRVNSQSGKGGIAYVLKNDHKLDLPRRMQIEFSKIIQAKTDAEGGEVTPKEIWSVFRDEYLPNPDNAWGRIQLRSGQTTTDTDGRDTLTVEAVVDGVDTVLTGTGNGPISAFFAALSATGVDARLLDYQEHTMSEGAESLAASYIECAIGDKVMWGIGIDANTTRASLKAVISAVNRAAR; translated from the coding sequence ATGTCGAATCCGACGCCGATCACCAACGCCACCCAGACGCAGAAGCCGTCCGGAATGCCGGTGCACAAGTACAAGCCGTACGAGCAGGTCGACATCTCCGACCGCACGTGGCCGAACGCCCGGATCACCGCAGCCCCCCGCTGGCTCTCCACCGATCTGCGCGACGGCAACCAGGCGCTGATCGACCCCATGAGCCCCGCCCGCAAGCGCGAGATGTTCGACCTGCTGGTGAAGATGGGCTTCAAGGAGATCGAGGTCGGCTTCCCGTCGTCGGGCGACACCGACTTCAATTTCGTACGGTCCATCATCGAGGAGCCGGGCGCGATCCCCGAGGACGTGACGATCTCCGTCCTGACCCAGGCCCGCGAGGACCTGATCGAGCGCACCGTGGAGTCGCTGCGCGGCGCGAACCGCGCGACCGTCCACCTGTACAACGCGACCGCGCCGACCTTCCGCCGGGTCGTCTTCCGCGGCTCGAAGGACGACATCAAGCAGATCGCGATCGACGGCACGCGGCTGGTCATGGAGTACGCGGAGAAGATCCTGGGCCCGGAGACGACCTTCGGCTACCAGTACTCGCCGGAGATCTTCACCGACACCGAGCTGGACTTCGCCCTGGAGGTCTGCGAGGCGGTCTGTGACGTCTGGCAGCCGGCCGAGGGCCGCGAGATCATCCTCAACCTGCCTGCCACGGTGGAGCGTTCGACGCCCTCCACGCACGCGGACCGCTTCGAGTGGATGTCGCGCAACCTGTCGCGCCGCCCGTACGTATGCCTGTCCGTGCACCCCCACAACGACCGCGGCACCGCCGTCGCCGCCGCCGAGCTGGCCATCATGGCGGGCGCCGACCGTATCGAGGGCTGCCTGTTCGGGCAGGGCGAGCGGACCGGCAACGTCGACCTGGTCACCCTGGGCATGAACCTGTTCTCGCAGGGCGTCGACCCGCAGATCGACTACTCGCAGATCGACGACATCCGTCGCACCGCCGAGTACTGCAACCAGATGGAGATCCACCCGCGCCACCCCTACGCGGGCGATCTGGTCTACACGTCCTTCTCCGGCTCCCACCAGGACGCCATCAAGAAGGGCTTCGACGCCATGGAGGCGGACGCGGCGGCCAAGGGCGTCACGGTCGACGACATCGAGTGGGCGGTCCCGTACCTGCCGATCGACCCCAAGGACGTCGGCCGCTCGTACGAGGCCGTGATCCGGGTCAACTCCCAGTCGGGCAAGGGCGGGATCGCGTACGTCCTCAAGAACGACCACAAGCTGGACCTGCCGCGCCGCATGCAGATCGAGTTCTCGAAGATCATCCAGGCGAAGACGGACGCCGAGGGCGGCGAGGTCACGCCGAAGGAGATCTGGTCGGTCTTCCGCGACGAGTACCTGCCCAACCCGGACAACGCCTGGGGCCGCATCCAGCTGCGTTCCGGCCAGACGACGACGGACACCGACGGGCGCGACACCCTGACCGTCGAGGCGGTCGTGGACGGCGTCGACACCGTGCTGACCGGCACCGGCAACGGCCCGATCTCCGCCTTCTTCGCGGCGCTGTCCGCGACGGGTGTGGACGCGCGGCTGCTGGACTACCAGGAGCACACGATGAGCGAGGGCGCCGAGTCCCTGGCAGCGTCGTACATCGAGTGCGCGATCGGCGACAAGGTCATGTGGGGCATCGGCATCGACGCCAACACCACGCGTGCGTCGCTGAAGGCGGTCATCTCGGCGGTCAACCGGGCAGCGCGCTAG